Proteins from one Pontibacter korlensis genomic window:
- a CDS encoding MFS transporter, which produces MKNTNSATLMEPEKKHTTPPAAREAFTKYQAFVIAVLAILQFTIILDFMVLSPLGAQLIQELSVTPRQFGWVVSAYAFSAGASGLLAAGFADKFDRKKLLLFFYAGFTLGTLFCGLAPDYEYLLIARIVTGLFGGVIGSISFAIITDLFPMHMRGRVMGFVQMAFAVSQVLGIPLSLYLASAWGWHSPFLLIVGISVLVGVAIAVVMKPIKAHLQLQSNRSAFSHLAGVVSTPHYLKGFAAITLLATGGFMLMPFASAFTVYNLGISLDDLPMIYMVTGVCAMVAGPVAGKLSDQFGKYKLFVWGSVLSIVVIAIYCNLGITPLWLVLVINVFMFIGVTSRMVAGSALMTAIPEPADRGAYMSIQSSVQQISGGLASALAGVIVVQTSSGKLEHYDILGYVVVLATVITIGMMYIIDKAVKQKERLATAAAAEADV; this is translated from the coding sequence ATGAAGAATACGAATTCGGCTACCCTTATGGAGCCTGAGAAAAAACATACTACGCCGCCTGCAGCGCGGGAGGCATTTACCAAGTACCAGGCCTTTGTTATCGCTGTACTAGCTATCCTCCAGTTCACCATCATCCTGGACTTTATGGTGCTGTCCCCGCTCGGGGCGCAGCTGATTCAGGAGCTATCGGTTACCCCACGACAGTTCGGTTGGGTGGTGTCTGCTTATGCTTTCAGTGCAGGTGCATCAGGCTTGTTGGCCGCTGGGTTTGCCGACAAATTTGACCGAAAGAAGTTGCTGCTTTTCTTCTATGCTGGCTTCACACTTGGCACCTTGTTCTGTGGGCTCGCCCCCGACTATGAATACCTTTTGATCGCCCGTATTGTAACCGGATTGTTCGGTGGCGTAATTGGCTCCATCTCTTTCGCAATCATCACAGATCTTTTTCCGATGCACATGCGCGGTCGTGTGATGGGCTTTGTGCAGATGGCTTTTGCTGTGAGCCAGGTGCTGGGAATTCCGCTGAGCCTTTACCTTGCCAGCGCCTGGGGCTGGCACTCCCCTTTTCTACTGATAGTGGGTATAAGTGTACTAGTAGGCGTGGCGATAGCTGTTGTGATGAAGCCTATAAAAGCACACCTGCAGCTGCAGTCGAACCGTAGTGCCTTTAGCCATTTGGCAGGTGTAGTGTCTACACCTCATTACCTGAAAGGCTTTGCCGCTATTACCTTACTTGCTACAGGAGGCTTTATGCTGATGCCTTTTGCCAGTGCGTTTACCGTCTACAACCTCGGTATAAGCTTGGATGATCTGCCTATGATCTACATGGTAACCGGTGTATGCGCCATGGTAGCCGGTCCTGTGGCTGGCAAGCTGAGCGATCAGTTTGGGAAGTATAAACTGTTTGTGTGGGGCTCAGTGCTGTCGATAGTAGTAATTGCCATATACTGTAACCTGGGTATTACTCCGCTTTGGCTGGTATTAGTAATCAATGTCTTCATGTTTATAGGCGTTACTTCTCGCATGGTAGCTGGCTCTGCTCTTATGACAGCCATACCGGAGCCAGCAGACCGTGGTGCTTACATGAGCATACAGTCTTCAGTACAACAAATTTCAGGTGGACTTGCTTCTGCTTTGGCTGGGGTGATTGTAGTACAAACCAGCAGCGGTAAGCTGGAGCATTATGATATACTTGGTTATGTAGTTGTGCTAGCCACCGTTATCACCATCGGCATGATGTACATTATAGACAAAGCTGTGAAACAAAAGGAAAGGCTTGCTACTGCCGCAGCCGCTGAAGCAGATGTTTAG
- a CDS encoding RNA polymerase sigma factor, which produces MFPIFLKLFSNPKPPPDDLELVRRYRQTGDMAHLGELFQRHTEMVYLVCLKYLRDEEESKDTTMQLFEQLATTLLKHEISNFKSWLHVTAKNYCLMQLRANKEQEKVKLEELDLPLMENTSLLHLIEAETHEQDELAVTEGLKTLPPEQRQCLELFYLQEKSYKEIATLTGCELSKVKSYIQNGKRNLKIYMEKNHAAR; this is translated from the coding sequence ATGTTCCCCATTTTCCTAAAGCTGTTTTCTAACCCAAAGCCACCCCCGGATGACCTGGAGCTGGTGCGCCGTTACAGGCAAACGGGAGACATGGCACACTTAGGAGAGCTCTTTCAGCGGCATACGGAGATGGTGTACCTGGTATGCCTGAAATACCTAAGGGATGAGGAGGAAAGCAAAGACACTACCATGCAGCTGTTTGAGCAGCTGGCAACTACCCTCCTAAAGCACGAGATCTCCAATTTTAAAAGCTGGCTACACGTTACTGCAAAGAATTACTGTCTGATGCAGCTGCGGGCTAACAAGGAGCAGGAAAAAGTTAAGCTGGAAGAATTAGACCTGCCTCTTATGGAAAATACCTCTCTGCTTCATCTTATAGAGGCAGAGACTCATGAACAGGACGAATTAGCTGTAACCGAAGGCTTGAAAACCTTGCCTCCCGAGCAGCGGCAGTGCCTGGAGTTATTTTACCTGCAAGAAAAGAGTTATAAAGAAATTGCCACTCTTACTGGCTGCGAGCTTAGCAAAGTGAAGAGCTATATACAGAACGGAAAGAGAAACCTGAAGATTTACATGGAGAAAAACCATGCCGCTAGATAA
- a CDS encoding GNAT family N-acetyltransferase, whose translation MRRKEDGSNQWQDGYPNPEAVRKDIEDGVGFVLTEGDTIIGYSAVMINDEPEYARIEGKWLTNDDFVVVHRVAISEKHLGKGLAKKIFGFIEDFARSNNIYSIKADTNFDNMAMINTFEKLGYVYCGEVYFRGSPRRAYEKVLAKAD comes from the coding sequence ATTCGCAGAAAAGAGGATGGCAGTAACCAGTGGCAAGACGGCTATCCTAACCCGGAAGCAGTCAGAAAAGACATTGAAGATGGAGTTGGCTTTGTCTTAACCGAAGGAGACACAATTATTGGCTATAGCGCAGTAATGATAAATGACGAACCTGAGTATGCCAGGATAGAAGGGAAGTGGTTAACGAATGATGACTTTGTAGTAGTTCATCGAGTAGCTATTTCAGAAAAGCACCTGGGGAAAGGTTTGGCCAAAAAAATCTTCGGGTTTATAGAAGACTTTGCCCGCAGCAACAACATCTACAGCATCAAAGCAGATACTAACTTTGATAATATGGCCATGATAAATACTTTTGAAAAGTTGGGCTATGTCTATTGCGGAGAGGTATACTTTAGGGGAAGCCCAAGACGAGCATACGAGAAAGTACTAGCTAAAGCTGATTAG
- a CDS encoding LytR/AlgR family response regulator transcription factor — protein sequence MRHNKILEKVQLSDIQYMEGMQNYVQLYTTTRKLIVHLTFKSLEQSLPAQQYIRCHKSYIINLNHVQALSCKKVIVGGTYLPVGRSQRQALMEHIGSKLLS from the coding sequence GTGAGACACAATAAGATACTGGAAAAAGTACAGCTTTCGGACATTCAGTACATGGAAGGGATGCAGAACTACGTGCAGTTATATACGACCACCCGTAAATTAATTGTGCACCTGACCTTCAAAAGCCTGGAGCAAAGTTTGCCGGCACAGCAATATATCCGCTGCCACAAATCTTACATCATCAACCTGAACCATGTACAGGCACTGAGTTGTAAAAAAGTTATTGTTGGGGGCACATACTTACCTGTTGGCCGCAGTCAGCGCCAGGCACTTATGGAGCACATCGGCAGTAAACTGCTTTCCTGA
- a CDS encoding carboxypeptidase-like regulatory domain-containing protein codes for MPLDKLNILTEEGGHPSLELLRQYHEDALAHSQSHQVEKHLLHCDLCSDILEGMAMSEAESTKAAVADIHVRLDAKLNQEKKRSGVPAWQIAAAVLLMICTASVVLFYNYRNLQQEQNIVSTGQEINKAMVSPQPPSAPSIGAVDSVKLPDTLSIAIAMPSEKKLKRAVPVVVHDSADETAIVCDLPAEDLVFEDEEEIHKQTQEILAGIDAPSPSRSTPTAVSDPFVTEAAPVRLNSLAETAPESTNVSMALQGKAAGITIRGMSTLKKGANANVVQGRVLSEDGQPLPGVAVRIKGTNTGTVTDGNGTYTLPLTGGKPTLLFSFIGYETAEKGIAAYNVPVEVTMTPDNKALSEVVVTGYGVSKSGKAPTVVSAKPAMGWKSYNKYLRENLRVPANSEFKKGTVKVGFTVKASGGISQVRVLKSLCAACDTEAIRLVTEGPAWTPATQGGLPVEQQVKVSVRFRR; via the coding sequence ATGCCGCTAGATAAGCTAAACATATTGACTGAGGAAGGTGGTCACCCTTCGCTGGAACTGTTGCGGCAGTACCATGAAGATGCATTGGCACACTCTCAAAGCCATCAGGTCGAGAAGCACCTGCTGCACTGCGACCTGTGCAGCGATATCTTAGAGGGTATGGCCATGTCTGAGGCAGAAAGCACGAAGGCTGCCGTAGCGGATATTCATGTTCGCCTGGATGCAAAGCTAAACCAGGAAAAAAAGCGCAGCGGTGTTCCAGCTTGGCAAATAGCTGCTGCAGTACTGCTAATGATTTGTACTGCTTCTGTCGTACTTTTCTACAACTACAGAAATCTACAGCAGGAACAAAACATAGTTTCCACAGGTCAGGAAATAAATAAGGCTATGGTGTCTCCACAGCCTCCTTCAGCCCCAAGTATAGGAGCAGTAGACTCGGTTAAACTACCTGACACGCTAAGTATAGCGATTGCAATGCCTTCCGAAAAGAAGCTGAAGCGCGCTGTACCTGTGGTTGTACATGATTCAGCGGATGAAACAGCAATAGTATGTGATTTACCGGCAGAAGACCTGGTTTTCGAGGATGAAGAAGAAATTCATAAACAGACTCAGGAAATACTTGCAGGTATTGATGCACCATCTCCATCACGTTCAACTCCTACTGCCGTATCCGATCCTTTCGTGACAGAGGCAGCTCCTGTGAGGTTAAATAGCCTTGCTGAAACAGCGCCGGAGAGCACGAATGTATCCATGGCCCTGCAAGGCAAAGCAGCGGGAATTACTATCAGGGGTATGAGCACCTTGAAAAAAGGGGCCAATGCCAATGTAGTACAAGGCCGGGTATTGTCAGAAGATGGGCAGCCACTGCCAGGAGTAGCCGTGCGGATAAAAGGCACTAATACAGGCACAGTAACTGACGGGAATGGCACTTATACTTTGCCTCTAACAGGAGGAAAACCAACACTCCTCTTCAGCTTTATCGGATACGAAACAGCAGAAAAAGGTATTGCCGCATACAATGTCCCTGTTGAAGTAACCATGACTCCCGATAACAAAGCACTTAGCGAGGTAGTAGTAACTGGATATGGTGTATCAAAATCAGGCAAAGCTCCAACTGTAGTATCTGCTAAACCTGCTATGGGCTGGAAATCTTACAATAAGTATCTGCGAGAAAACCTACGTGTGCCAGCTAACAGTGAATTCAAAAAAGGTACAGTAAAGGTTGGCTTCACGGTTAAAGCCTCTGGCGGCATTAGCCAGGTGCGCGTACTAAAAAGCCTCTGCGCCGCTTGCGACACAGAGGCCATAAGATTGGTAACAGAAGGACCAGCCTGGACACCTGCTACGCAGGGAGGCTTGCCTGTAGAGCAGCAGGTGAAGGTCTCGGTGCGGTTTCGAAGATAG
- a CDS encoding vWA domain-containing protein, producing the protein MKRIIYTLLLVLLFAGLRAEAQERVITGTVRDAGSDKVLPGVSVVLKGTNKGAATDQYGKYSISIPNEKAILIFSFIGYEREEIKVGKQQVIDVLLKPDTKALEEVVVTGYGQQRKISIRGNSALEGKVTGVQVQKHTAAVLYNEVMLPHNTENYNYIQESTFQSAKKNPLSTFSIDVDKASYSNVRRYLSNGQLPPVDAVRIEEMVNYFSYDYLQPTGDAPFSVTTELSVCPWNRENQLLHIGLQGKDIPTDNLPPSNLVFLIDVSGSMSMPEKLPLVKAGFKLLVDQLRPQDKVAIVVYAGAAGLVLPPTTGNSKDKIMEAIEMLEAGGSTAGGAGINLAYKVAQEQYMDGGNNRVILATDGDFNVGVSSDSELERLIEKKRETGIALTVLGFGTGNLKDSRMEQLADKGNGNYAYVDNILEAKKVFVNEFGGTLFTIAKDVKLQLEFNPVHVKAYRLIGYENRTLQAEDFNDDKKDAGELGSGHTVTALYEIVPASAKGTTTAVGTVDDLKYQDVELNKNAAASDELLTLKLRYKSPEGGASKLITSTVSSKPIVESASSDNFRFSAAVAAFGMLLRNSEFKGIATYAQVLELAQGAQGADKERYRAEFIRMVKSRSLLSENKRH; encoded by the coding sequence ATGAAAAGAATAATTTACACATTGCTGTTGGTCCTCCTGTTTGCGGGGCTGCGTGCCGAGGCACAGGAAAGAGTCATTACCGGAACTGTTCGTGATGCAGGCTCGGATAAGGTGCTGCCAGGGGTATCGGTAGTGCTAAAAGGAACAAATAAAGGAGCAGCTACAGATCAGTACGGGAAGTATAGTATAAGCATACCGAATGAAAAGGCTATACTTATCTTCTCGTTTATAGGCTATGAGCGGGAAGAGATTAAAGTAGGGAAACAGCAGGTAATAGATGTGCTTTTAAAGCCAGATACCAAAGCGCTGGAGGAGGTTGTTGTTACAGGCTATGGACAGCAACGGAAAATAAGTATCCGTGGCAACTCCGCTTTGGAAGGAAAGGTGACAGGGGTACAGGTGCAAAAGCATACGGCAGCTGTTTTGTATAACGAGGTAATGTTGCCACATAATACTGAAAACTATAATTACATTCAGGAAAGTACCTTCCAGAGTGCGAAGAAGAACCCGCTTTCTACCTTCTCAATCGACGTTGATAAAGCTTCCTACAGCAACGTGCGTCGCTACCTGAGCAATGGGCAGCTTCCGCCAGTGGATGCAGTCCGCATAGAGGAAATGGTCAACTACTTCAGTTATGATTATCTGCAGCCGACAGGTGATGCGCCTTTTTCTGTTACAACAGAGCTCTCTGTTTGTCCCTGGAACAGGGAAAACCAACTGCTGCACATCGGGTTGCAGGGTAAGGATATTCCTACTGATAATCTGCCGCCCTCTAACCTAGTATTCCTGATTGATGTGTCTGGCTCCATGAGCATGCCTGAAAAGCTTCCCCTTGTGAAGGCTGGCTTCAAACTGCTTGTAGACCAGCTGCGGCCGCAGGATAAAGTAGCCATTGTAGTATATGCAGGCGCAGCAGGACTGGTATTACCACCCACCACAGGAAACAGCAAAGACAAAATAATGGAAGCCATCGAGATGCTGGAGGCTGGTGGCTCTACGGCAGGAGGTGCAGGTATAAACCTGGCCTACAAAGTGGCGCAGGAGCAGTATATGGATGGAGGTAACAACAGGGTTATACTTGCCACAGACGGGGATTTTAATGTGGGTGTAAGCAGCGACAGTGAGTTGGAACGCCTGATCGAGAAAAAACGCGAGACAGGTATTGCCCTGACCGTGCTGGGATTTGGCACTGGCAATCTAAAGGACTCACGCATGGAACAACTAGCGGACAAGGGCAACGGAAATTATGCCTATGTAGATAATATACTGGAGGCAAAGAAAGTGTTTGTAAATGAGTTTGGCGGCACACTTTTTACCATTGCCAAAGACGTAAAACTGCAGCTGGAATTTAATCCAGTACATGTAAAAGCCTATCGCTTGATCGGTTATGAAAACCGCACGCTGCAGGCAGAGGACTTTAACGACGATAAAAAAGATGCTGGTGAGCTGGGCTCGGGGCATACAGTAACCGCACTATACGAGATTGTGCCTGCCAGTGCCAAAGGCACTACAACGGCTGTCGGTACAGTAGATGACTTGAAATACCAGGATGTAGAGCTGAATAAAAACGCCGCTGCCTCTGATGAGCTTCTGACACTAAAGCTGCGCTATAAATCACCAGAAGGAGGGGCCAGTAAACTTATTACTTCTACAGTGTCGAGTAAGCCGATAGTAGAGAGCGCAAGCTCTGATAATTTTAGATTCTCTGCTGCAGTAGCTGCCTTTGGTATGCTGCTTCGAAATTCTGAGTTCAAGGGTATTGCTACCTATGCACAGGTGCTCGAACTAGCTCAAGGAGCACAGGGGGCAGATAAAGAAAGGTATAGAGCAGAATTTATCAGGATGGTGAAGTCCCGCAGCCTTTTGAGCGAGAATAAAAGACATTGA
- a CDS encoding serine acetyltransferase produces the protein MNYVFQDWEANKGNLKGRLVMVLFRLARPASKSKLLRIIWLPYLAFYKLFVEWFLCIELPHWTTVGKNFYLGHGHALVVNGCSVIGNNCFIRHSTTIGNIRKEDGSYSGSPIIGDNVEIGSNVCIIGEVRVGNNVRIGAGSVVVKDIPDDSIAVGNPARVIKTLRPVDQVLQPEPEVLL, from the coding sequence ATGAATTATGTTTTTCAGGACTGGGAGGCAAACAAAGGTAATTTGAAAGGTCGCCTGGTGATGGTGCTGTTTCGCCTTGCCCGTCCCGCTTCTAAAAGTAAATTACTTAGGATAATATGGCTTCCGTACCTAGCTTTTTACAAGCTGTTTGTAGAATGGTTTTTATGCATTGAGCTGCCCCACTGGACCACAGTAGGCAAGAACTTCTACCTGGGCCATGGCCATGCCTTGGTAGTAAATGGCTGCTCTGTTATAGGAAACAATTGCTTTATCAGGCACTCCACCACCATTGGCAATATCCGCAAAGAAGACGGCAGCTATTCAGGTTCACCCATTATCGGTGACAATGTAGAGATAGGCTCTAATGTGTGTATCATTGGCGAAGTACGAGTTGGAAACAATGTAAGGATCGGTGCAGGATCTGTTGTGGTAAAAGATATTCCGGACGACTCTATTGCTGTGGGAAACCCTGCCCGTGTGATCAAAACCCTAAGACCTGTTGACCAAGTGTTGCAACCTGAGCCGGAGGTGCTACTCTAA
- a CDS encoding phosphatase PAP2 family protein — MLSTFFILLLLLNTTLIGTLESVDLETLQLINNNRLTTLDIMLYGITATAYFICALAPVFLYLIGYLRKEIRLKLKACQCMFTLGLTTVLVAALKYSIDRTRPFISSDMVEQIASAGSPSFPSGHTALTFATATAIILMFKNALLRGLVLTWALVVGYSRLALGVHYPSDVLASVVIATTSAAAANYIFLQYQNQLYPLLISKRNT; from the coding sequence ATGCTTTCTACGTTTTTTATACTTCTATTACTCCTGAATACCACCCTCATCGGCACACTGGAAAGTGTAGATTTGGAAACACTGCAGCTGATCAACAACAACAGGCTTACCACACTGGACATAATGCTGTATGGCATTACTGCAACGGCCTACTTTATCTGTGCCCTGGCTCCCGTTTTCCTGTACCTGATTGGCTATCTAAGAAAGGAAATCAGACTAAAACTGAAAGCCTGCCAGTGCATGTTTACTCTCGGCCTTACTACCGTATTAGTTGCCGCACTAAAGTATAGCATCGACCGTACCAGGCCTTTCATTTCCAGCGACATGGTAGAGCAGATCGCCAGTGCAGGCAGTCCATCTTTTCCCTCAGGGCACACAGCGCTAACTTTTGCCACTGCAACAGCCATTATACTTATGTTTAAGAACGCATTGCTGAGAGGGCTTGTTTTGACCTGGGCATTAGTGGTAGGATACTCCAGGTTAGCTTTGGGAGTGCACTACCCAAGCGATGTATTGGCCTCTGTTGTAATAGCTACAACCAGTGCAGCCGCTGCAAACTATATCTTTCTGCAGTACCAGAATCAACTATATCCTCTACTTATCTCAAAAAGAAACACATAA
- a CDS encoding GAF domain-containing protein yields MDNTLTSLQDSAKEEERIAKLYGYNITKEYVKSGTFQHVVGMAAHIFNVPIALINFQDKEHALIDSSIGLDGYDIVDRDVTLCSQAILREEVTVFRNAKEEPCLSNNPFVHGDFGLRFYAGAPIRTLEGYCIGVLGIGDTKPRDFTTEDEDVLEGLAAIIVNELEENKRRTEVG; encoded by the coding sequence CTGACTTCGCTACAAGACTCAGCTAAAGAAGAAGAAAGAATTGCTAAGCTGTATGGTTATAACATAACAAAAGAGTATGTAAAGTCAGGCACTTTTCAGCATGTTGTAGGTATGGCAGCTCACATATTTAATGTGCCAATAGCCCTGATCAATTTCCAGGATAAGGAACATGCACTTATTGATTCGAGTATAGGCTTGGACGGTTATGATATTGTTGACCGGGATGTAACGCTTTGCTCTCAGGCTATACTTCGGGAAGAAGTAACTGTTTTTAGAAATGCCAAGGAAGAGCCTTGTCTTTCTAACAACCCCTTTGTTCATGGAGATTTTGGGTTGCGCTTTTATGCAGGGGCCCCAATACGCACACTGGAGGGTTACTGTATCGGTGTACTTGGCATCGGCGATACCAAGCCAAGAGATTTTACCACCGAAGATGAAGATGTGCTGGAAGGTTTGGCAGCCATCATTGTTAATGAACTCGAAGAGAACAAGCGCAGAACTGAGGTAGGCTAA
- a CDS encoding aldehyde dehydrogenase family protein, with protein MEQYNELNKQYINGEWIDGSEDNFIENLNPYDESLLNKFKGASQQDVDRAFQVAKDKSKAWADENPNVKRGILLKAANLLRERQMEVTDWLVKEVGSTQLKATVEIDQTYDMLVEAASFPTRMRGMITPSTVPGKENYVFRKPLGVVGIISPWNFPLYLSMRSVAPAIALGNCIVVKPASQSPVTGGTLLAKLFEEAGLPAGVFNVVVGKSSVIGDYFTGHPASKLISFTGSTPVGKGIGRIAGEGLKKLALELGGNNAFIILDDADVDRAVDAAIFGRFMHQAQICMSTNRILTHESLAEEFTQKFVAKAKQLKTGDPRNKDTIVGPLIDNKAAKRVVDLVQRTIDAGAKLETGGKADGNVVEPTVLTGVTKDMPIFKEEVFGPAVGIITFKNDEEAIELANATEFGLSGALHTQDLLRGLQVARNVETGMIHINDQSVNDEPQTPFGGEKSSGVGRFGDDFIIDEMTTVQWVSVQAKPRDYPTA; from the coding sequence ATGGAACAATACAACGAGCTAAACAAACAATACATCAACGGCGAATGGATAGACGGTAGCGAGGACAATTTTATTGAGAACCTGAACCCCTACGATGAATCACTGCTGAATAAATTTAAGGGTGCCAGCCAACAAGATGTGGACCGGGCATTTCAGGTAGCTAAGGATAAAAGCAAAGCCTGGGCCGACGAAAACCCAAACGTAAAGCGCGGCATCCTGCTTAAAGCCGCAAACCTGCTGCGGGAAAGACAAATGGAAGTAACAGATTGGCTTGTAAAAGAAGTTGGCAGCACTCAGTTGAAGGCTACTGTTGAAATAGACCAGACCTATGATATGCTGGTAGAAGCAGCTTCCTTCCCTACCCGCATGCGAGGTATGATTACACCTTCTACAGTGCCCGGGAAAGAAAACTATGTTTTCAGAAAGCCCCTTGGGGTTGTGGGAATAATCAGTCCCTGGAACTTCCCGTTATACTTGTCGATGCGCTCTGTAGCGCCTGCCATTGCTTTGGGTAACTGTATCGTTGTAAAGCCCGCTTCACAATCTCCGGTAACAGGTGGTACTTTACTGGCAAAGCTCTTCGAAGAGGCGGGCTTACCTGCCGGCGTGTTTAACGTCGTGGTTGGTAAATCCAGCGTAATCGGCGACTATTTTACAGGTCATCCCGCCTCTAAGCTAATATCATTTACCGGTTCTACTCCTGTAGGAAAAGGTATAGGCCGCATTGCTGGTGAAGGCTTAAAGAAATTGGCGCTGGAGCTGGGTGGTAATAATGCCTTCATCATACTCGACGATGCCGATGTAGACCGTGCAGTGGATGCTGCCATATTTGGCAGATTTATGCACCAGGCCCAGATCTGTATGTCCACCAACAGGATTCTGACACATGAAAGCCTGGCTGAGGAGTTTACACAGAAGTTTGTGGCTAAAGCTAAACAGCTTAAAACCGGTGACCCGCGCAACAAGGATACTATTGTAGGTCCTCTAATCGATAATAAAGCAGCGAAGCGCGTGGTAGACCTGGTACAGCGTACGATTGATGCCGGAGCCAAACTTGAAACTGGTGGAAAAGCTGACGGAAATGTAGTAGAGCCAACCGTTTTAACTGGCGTGACCAAAGACATGCCTATTTTTAAAGAGGAGGTATTTGGGCCCGCAGTGGGCATCATCACCTTCAAGAACGATGAGGAAGCTATTGAGCTGGCTAATGCAACAGAGTTTGGACTCAGCGGCGCACTACATACTCAGGATCTGCTCAGGGGGCTGCAGGTAGCTCGAAATGTAGAAACAGGTATGATACATATTAATGACCAGAGTGTGAACGATGAGCCACAAACGCCATTTGGTGGCGAAAAATCATCCGGTGTTGGTCGCTTCGGCGACGACTTTATAATAGATGAAATGACAACTGTGCAGTGGGTTAGTGTACAGGCAAAACCTAGAGACTACCCTACCGCTTAG